Sequence from the Streptosporangium brasiliense genome:
GGGTGCTGGTGCCGCCGCGCCGCCCGCACGCCCTGACCCGGGCCCTGCGGGAGCTGCTGAGCCGTCCGGACCTGCGGGCGTCGCTCGCGGCGGCCGGTGCGCGGCGCGTGCGGACGAGGTACGGCTGGCCGGAGGTGGCCGCCCGCACCGAGGCCGTCTACCTGGACGTGCTCGCCGCGCGCCGGGCCCGGATCGCTGTGGCGGGAGGCTGACCGTGCACCCACATCTGTCACGACTGAGCGCCGCGCTGTCGGCGGTGAGCGCCGACACGGCGACGATCTCCGTGTGGGGCCGTGAGCTGGCGGCCGTGCTGGCGGCCGGCGGCCGGCTGCTGGCCTGCGGGAACGGCGGCTCCGCCGCCGAGGCCCAGCACCTGACCGCCGAGCTGGTCGGGCGCTTCCGCGTCGACCGGCCCCCCTATGCGGCGATCCCGCTGCACGCCGACACCTCCAGCATCACCGCGATCTCCAACGACTTCGGGCCGGAGGAGGTGTTCGCCCGCCAGGTGCGGGCGCACGGCAGACCCGGCGACGTCCTGATGTGCCTGTCCACCAGCGGGGCGAGCGAGAACGTCCTGGCCGCCGCGCGCACCGCCCGGCGGGCCGGCATCGTGGCCTGGGCGCTGACCGGCCCGGCGCCCAACCCGCTCGCCGCGCTCTGCGACGACGCCCTGGCCGTGCCGGCCGAGGACGCCGCGACCGTGCAGGAGGTGCACCTCGCCGTGATCCACATGCTCTGCGACGCGATCGAGGGAGCCCCGGGGTGAGCGCCGGGCCGGTCGTGGTCATCGGCGACATGCTGCTCGACGTGGACGTCGAGGGGGACGCCGAGCGCCTCTGCCCGGACGCCCCCGTCCCCGTCGTGACAGGCGGCCACGAGCACCGCCGCCCCGGCGGAGCCGGTCTCGCGGCGGTCCTGGCGGCCGAGAACGGGGCCGAGGTGATCCTGGTCACCGCCGTCGGCGACGACCTGCCCGGCAGGTGCCTGCTGGGCCTGCTCTCCGGCCGGGTGGAGGTGGTCCGGCTGCCGCTGCTGGGGACCACGATCACCAAGACCCGCGTCCGGGCCCGGGGGCAGACGCTGCTGCGGATCGACACCGGTGACGGCCGCGCCGAGGCGGACCTGGACGGGGCCCGCGCCCGCCGGATCGCCACCCTCCTGCGGGGCGCCGGCGCCGTCCTGGTGTCCGACTACGGCCTCGGGGTCGCCGAGGCCGCCAGGGGCGCGCTGTCGAGCCTGCCGGCGCCGCTGGTCTGGGATCCGCATCCGCGGGGCCTGGTGCCGGTGCCCGGATGCACGCTGCTCACGCCGAGCGAGTCCGAGGCCCGGCTGCTGAGCGCGCAGCCCGGCACCTCCGCCGACCGGGCCGCCCGCCATCTCGTCCGCGTCCTGCGCGCGGAGGCGGTGGCCGTCACGGTGGGCGCCCGAGGGGCCGTGCTGGCCCGGCGGGACGGCCGGTCCGTCCGGGTGCCGCCGCCGGTCTGCGCGACCGGCCTGGACGCCTGCGGCGCCGGCGACCGCTTCGCCGGGGCCGCCGCGTTCGCGCTGAGCGAGGGCGCGTCCATCGAGGACGCCGTCGTGATGGGGGTGGGGGAGGCGGCCCGCTTCGTGGAGGGCGGGGGAGCGGCGGCGGTCCGGCTGCCCGCGCCCGTGCCCGGGGACCGGCCGCGCACCGCGCTGGAGGTGGCCGACGCCGTCCGCGCCACCGGGGGCCGGCTCATCGCCACCGGGGGCTGCTTCGACCTGCTGCACGCCGGCCACGTCAGCCTGCTGCGCCGGGCCAGGGCGATGGGCGACGCGCTGATCGTCTGCGTCAACTCCGACGGCTCCGTCCGGCGCCTCAAGGGTCCCGGCCGCCCCGTGGTCGGTGAGCTGGACCGGGTCGAGGTGCTGCGCGCGCTGGAGTGCGTGGACGCCGTGGCCGTCTTCGACGAGGACACCCCCGTCGCGATGATCGAACGGCTGCGGCCCGACGTGTGGGTCAAGGGCGGCGACTACGAGGCCCTCGACCTGCCCGAGACCGAGACCGTACGCCGGACGGGCGGGGAGAGCGTGATCCTGCCCCGCGTGTCCGGCCGGTCCACGACCGGCCTGATCGCCGCCGCGAGGGCGGCCAGGTGACCGAGGAGGAACGTCCATGCTGGGAAACATCCTGATCACCGGCGGCGCGTCGGGGCTGGGCCGGGCCGTGGCCGTGGCCGTGGCCAAGGCGGGGGGCCGTCCGCTGGTCGTCGACGTCGACCCGCCCGAGGACGGCGGCGACCACGTCATCGCCGACCTCGCCGACCGCGCGCGGGCCGAGCGGGCGGTGACCGAGCTGGCCGGCCTGGCCGGCGGGCTCGACGGCGTCGTGACCGCCGCCGGCATCGACGCCTGCGGGCGGCTCTCCGACGTCCCCGCCGCCGCCTGGGACCGGGTCGTGCAGGTCAACCTGCTCGGCACCGTCTCGGTGGTCCGCGCGGCCCTGCCGTACCTGCTCGCCTCCCGGGGCAGGGTGGTCACCTGCGCCTCCACCCTCGGCCTGCGGGCGCTGAGCGACGCGACGGCCTACTGCGCCTCCAAGTTCGCGGTGGTCGGGTTCACCCGGGCCCTGGCCGCCGAACTGGCGGGGGAGGTGGGGGTGACGCTGCTGGTCCCCGGGGGCATGAACACGCGCTTCTTCGACGATCGCGACGAGCGTT
This genomic interval carries:
- a CDS encoding D-sedoheptulose-7-phosphate isomerase, translating into MHPHLSRLSAALSAVSADTATISVWGRELAAVLAAGGRLLACGNGGSAAEAQHLTAELVGRFRVDRPPYAAIPLHADTSSITAISNDFGPEEVFARQVRAHGRPGDVLMCLSTSGASENVLAAARTARRAGIVAWALTGPAPNPLAALCDDALAVPAEDAATVQEVHLAVIHMLCDAIEGAPG
- a CDS encoding PfkB family carbohydrate kinase codes for the protein MSAGPVVVIGDMLLDVDVEGDAERLCPDAPVPVVTGGHEHRRPGGAGLAAVLAAENGAEVILVTAVGDDLPGRCLLGLLSGRVEVVRLPLLGTTITKTRVRARGQTLLRIDTGDGRAEADLDGARARRIATLLRGAGAVLVSDYGLGVAEAARGALSSLPAPLVWDPHPRGLVPVPGCTLLTPSESEARLLSAQPGTSADRAARHLVRVLRAEAVAVTVGARGAVLARRDGRSVRVPPPVCATGLDACGAGDRFAGAAAFALSEGASIEDAVVMGVGEAARFVEGGGAAAVRLPAPVPGDRPRTALEVADAVRATGGRLIATGGCFDLLHAGHVSLLRRARAMGDALIVCVNSDGSVRRLKGPGRPVVGELDRVEVLRALECVDAVAVFDEDTPVAMIERLRPDVWVKGGDYEALDLPETETVRRTGGESVILPRVSGRSTTGLIAAARAAR
- a CDS encoding SDR family oxidoreductase codes for the protein MLGNILITGGASGLGRAVAVAVAKAGGRPLVVDVDPPEDGGDHVIADLADRARAERAVTELAGLAGGLDGVVTAAGIDACGRLSDVPAAAWDRVVQVNLLGTVSVVRAALPYLLASRGRVVTCASTLGLRALSDATAYCASKFAVVGFTRALAAELAGEVGVTLLVPGGMNTRFFDDRDERYRPGPDARLNQPEDVAATVVFALGQPAGCEVRELVVCPSTETSWP